From a region of the Odontesthes bonariensis isolate fOdoBon6 chromosome 2, fOdoBon6.hap1, whole genome shotgun sequence genome:
- the tex36 gene encoding testis-expressed protein 36: MVKGGKRYSLMSNDGKWFAHPVLPESETRSRETCTSTGIMLTQIKTSLPQALNFKRYPKCKSQQKSREYPLSCHDNKLALKDNMSVFSQGVGLRKCPDDRRQNNSHFCLCQVGAESSTEETKRNLTAYQSDFAAMTSINVPNRARRFPHNHKLRSAEAASAQAGEQFMWFGRDNLGSSETLEVLAATNCSATSKP, from the exons ATGGTAAAAGGTGGAAAACGATATTCTTTGATGAGCAATGATGGCAAATGG TTTGCTCATCCAGTTCTGCCAGAAAGTGAGACAAGATCTCGTGAAACTTGTACAAGCACTGGGATTATGCTGACTCAGATCAAAACATCGTTGCCTCAGGCTTTGAACTTCAAGCGCTATCCTAAATGTAAATCTCAGCAG AAATCCAGAGAGTATCCTCTCTCTTGTCATGACAACAAGCTTGCCTTAAAAGACAACATGTCAGTCTTCTCTCAA GGTGTGGGACTGAGGAAATGTCCTGATGATCGCAGGCAGAACAACTCCCACTTCTGCCTGTGTCAGGTTGGAGCCGAAAGCAGCACTGAAGAGACCAAGCGCAACCTTACCGCCTACCAAAGTGACTTTGCAGCGATGACGAGCATCAATGTTCCAAACAGAGCCAGGCGGTTCCCCCACAACCACAAGCTGAGGTCTGCAGAGGCAGCTTCGGCACAAGCAGGGGAGCAGTTCATGTGGTTTGGACGAGATAACTTGGGCAGCTCAGAGACCCTGGAAGTGTTGGCAGCTACCAACTGCTCAGCAACTTCTAAACCCTGA